One window from the genome of Xiphophorus hellerii strain 12219 chromosome 16, Xiphophorus_hellerii-4.1, whole genome shotgun sequence encodes:
- the LOC116735678 gene encoding promethin isoform X1 translates to MQHNNSNSSLTQQLGERWLTLMNRLQEEPKIAQVMSTKVGQYLRNRPFLALALLLFSAMAALPVGVFLLFALITIVMSVVGFVFFEVFLLFVGGMTLLSVLSGIALFSLVVSVIVTGVFVTIPNLLKRYYPHVTKRKKSEEEAPGLKQQ, encoded by the exons ATGCAGCataacaacagcaacagcagcttgACTCAGCAGCTCGGCGAAAGATGGCTGACCTTGATGAACCGCCTTCAAGAGGAACCCAAG ATTGCACAGGTGATGAGTACAAAGGTTGGGCAGTACCTCCGCAATCGGCCTTTCTTAGCTCTTGCCCTGCTGCTGTTCAGCGCCATGGCTGCTCTACCTGTTGGGGTCTTCCTCCTGTTTGCCCTCATTACGATAGTTATGTCAGTTGTgggatttgttttctttgagg tgtttctgctgtttgttggAGGAATGACTCTGCTGTCTGTGCTCTCCGGCATCGCCCTCTTCTCCCTGGTGGTCTCGGTCATCGTTACCGGTGTGTTCGTCACCATTCCCAACCTGCTGAAGCGTTACTACCCTCATGTGACAAAG AGGAAGAAGAGTGAAGAAGAGGCTCCAGGACTGAAGCAGCAGTAG
- the LOC116735677 gene encoding ER lumen protein-retaining receptor 2-like, translating to MNIFRLTGDLSHLAAIIILLLKIWKSRSCAGISGKSQILFALVFTTRYLDLLTSFISLYNTFMKVVYIGCSYATVYLIYMKFRATYDGNHDSFRVEFLIVPVGGLSVLINHDFSPLEILWTFSIYLESVAILPQLFMISKTGEAETITTHYLFCLGLYRALYLFNWIWRYYFEGFFDMIAIVAGVVQTVLYCDFFYLYVTKVLKGKKLSLPA from the exons ATGAACATCTTCAGACTGACAGGAGACCTCTCTCATCTGGCTGCTATCATCATCCTGCTGcttaaaatatggaaaagcaGATCTTGTGCAG GCATCTCTGGGAAGAGCCAAATTCTCTTTGCCCTGGTGTTCACCACACGCTACTTGGATCTCCTCACCTCTTTCATCTCGCTGTACAACACATTCATGAAG GTAGTATACATCGGCTGTTCGTACGCCACCGTTTACCTGATCTACATGAAGTTCAGGGCCACCTACGATGGAAACCATGACAGTTTCAGGGTGGAGTTCCTGATTGTTCCTGTTGGGGGTCTCTCTGTTCTCATCAACCATGACTTCTCTCCCCTTGAG ATCCTTTGGACATTCTCCATCTACCTGGAGTCTGTGGCAATCCTGCCACAGCTCTTCATGATCAGCAAGACTGGAGAGGCTGAAACCATCACCACCCACTACCTGTTCTGCCTGGGCCTGTATCGGGCCCTCTACCTATTCAACTGGATTTGGCGTTACTACTTCGAGGGTTTCTTCGACATGATTGCTATTGTGGCTGGCGTGGTCCAGACTGTCCTCTACTGTGACTTCTTCTACCTTTATGTTACCAAAG TTTTGAAAGGTAAGAAGTTGAGCCTGCCGGCATAA
- the LOC116735727 gene encoding uncharacterized protein LOC116735727 isoform X1 has product MKRMLWLPFLLMHLAETGHAQKSERCLFQQQQLMWKNIGEKAVLNCSINPHCSAGDLEFEWFLVKKDSHKRLMQTHRYNIHENLLNIDSVNGNDTGLYLCAAKEAECCQPFVANGTLLVVGGRPKVMRWRILVWVLFTLLAIYSLALVTLIIVRKHDYNLTISKKSSKTETPNSVRKKTQFRDVLQELHSKSMVNKRKQNTRGNGCQVGVNYVAAHSCQNYSTETLQ; this is encoded by the exons ATGAAGCGAATGCTTTGGCTGCCTTTCCTGCTTATGCACCTGGCCGAGACAG GACACGCACAAAAATCAGAGAGATGCTTGTTTCAGCAGCAACAGttgatgtggaaaaatataGGTGAAAAAGCTGTtctaaattgcagcattaatcCACACTGTTCAGCTGGAGACCTGGAGTTTGAATGGTTTCTCGTTAAAAAGGATTCCCATAAGCGTCTTATGCAGACCCATAGGTATAACATACATGAAAATCTTTTAAACATCGATTCTGTTAATGGCAACGACACTGGGCTTTACCTCTGTGCTGCAAAAGAGGCAGAATGCTGCCAACCCTTTGTAGCAAATGGGACACTTCTTGTAGTGGGAG GAAGACCTAAGGTAATGCGGTGGAGGATTCTTGTGTGGGTGTTATTTACCCTCTTAGCCATCTACAGCTTGGCTTTGGTTACGCTCATCATAGTAAGGAAG catGACTATAACTTGACCATCAGCAAAAAGAGCTCTAAAACCGAAACG cCGAATAGCGTAAGGAAGAAAACACAGTTCAGAGATGTACTGCAAGAACTCCACAGCAAGTCGATGGtgaacaaaaggaaacaaaacacaagaggAAATGGTTGCCAAGTTGGGGTAAATTATGTTGCAGCACATTCGTGTCAAAATTACTCAACAGAAACACTGCAATAA
- the LOC116735727 gene encoding uncharacterized protein LOC116735727 isoform X2, producing the protein MKRMLWLPFLLMHLAETGHAQKSERCLFQQQQLMWKNIGEKAVLNCSINPHCSAGDLEFEWFLVKKDSHKRLMQTHRYNIHENLLNIDSVNGNDTGLYLCAAKEAECCQPFVANGTLLVVGGRPKVMRWRILVWVLFTLLAIYSLALVTLIIVRKHDYNLTISKKSSKTETPNSVRKKTQFRDVLQELHSKSMVNKRKQNTRGNGCQVGAVSGNGNISTDDIYQNV; encoded by the exons ATGAAGCGAATGCTTTGGCTGCCTTTCCTGCTTATGCACCTGGCCGAGACAG GACACGCACAAAAATCAGAGAGATGCTTGTTTCAGCAGCAACAGttgatgtggaaaaatataGGTGAAAAAGCTGTtctaaattgcagcattaatcCACACTGTTCAGCTGGAGACCTGGAGTTTGAATGGTTTCTCGTTAAAAAGGATTCCCATAAGCGTCTTATGCAGACCCATAGGTATAACATACATGAAAATCTTTTAAACATCGATTCTGTTAATGGCAACGACACTGGGCTTTACCTCTGTGCTGCAAAAGAGGCAGAATGCTGCCAACCCTTTGTAGCAAATGGGACACTTCTTGTAGTGGGAG GAAGACCTAAGGTAATGCGGTGGAGGATTCTTGTGTGGGTGTTATTTACCCTCTTAGCCATCTACAGCTTGGCTTTGGTTACGCTCATCATAGTAAGGAAG catGACTATAACTTGACCATCAGCAAAAAGAGCTCTAAAACCGAAACG cCGAATAGCGTAAGGAAGAAAACACAGTTCAGAGATGTACTGCAAGAACTCCACAGCAAGTCGATGGtgaacaaaaggaaacaaaacacaagaggAAATGGTTGCCAAGTTGGG GCAGTAAGTGGGAACGGCAACATCTCTACCGACGACATCTACCAAAATGTCTAA
- the mfsd13al gene encoding transmembrane protein 180-like — translation MARQWMNCGINHASFAYAMTTLGSSMINNIFSFYYVKLFLNKYNISEAAFHQSQVVYMVWNAVNDPLFGYLQDNSRVPCCSQRRLSILYGAPLYSLSFLIAWFPWSTYSSGDWLSGLHLTVALCAFDALLTFVLLAQCALFAEISSNHHNRLRLIKYNQLASLIGSSSVLFCGMVSTNMENFKAFQAFTVLIAIVSCICMMYTGIYSKSRFDSKIYELIDQECADKGASKTACSLSMLKALTWQILTNRDFQLFVVMNFFQVFILAFFNNFTMIFTEHLIPPDALPSLAKSFMYGAGFILPQLLVLSSQSLLQSLGYYKIILFTFILEAGMAVLMFILGPQRYYFLAFFLTINMVIIQAAFSLFGLPLADIIDMDMQKYKRSSPLSSMVFGTNALFTKPAQSLAPMIVLNIMNHFGYEKLKDVGQESNQSALESLHSVMFYLVCLIPMCVAILQVLAWRPFSIRNSHTVDSKYIDT, via the exons ATGGCCCGACAATGGATGAACTGTGGGATCAACCATGCTTCATTTGCATATGCCATGACTACGCTGGGGTCATCCATGATCAACAATATTTTTAGCTTCTACTATGTCAAACTCTTTTTGAATAAGTACAATATATCTGAAGCAGCTTTCCACCAATCACAA GTGGTGTACATGGTGTGGAATGCTGTCAATGACCCTCTGTTTGGTTACCTGCAAGATAACTCCAGGGTGCCTTGCTGCTCTCAGCGACGTCTCTCCATCCTTTATGGCGCTCCTCTCTACTCGCTGTCCTTTCTCATTGCCTGGTTCCCATGGAGCACCTACTCTAGTGGTGACTGGTTGAGTGGCCTACACCTGACAGTGGCGCTGTGTGCCTTTGACGCGCTGTTGACTTTCGTGCTGCTCGCACAGTGTGCCTTATTTGCAGAGATTTCAAGCAACCATCATAATCGTTTAAGACTTATAAAATACAACCAG CTGGCTTCTCTCATTGGGTCCTCTAGCGTTCTTTTCTGTGGCATGGTGTCGACAAACATGGAAAACTTCAAAGCTTTCCAGGCATTCACGGTGCTCATTGCTATAGTTAGCTGCATCTGCATGATGTACACTGGGATTTACAGTAAAAGCCGCTTTGATAGTAAAATATATGAGTTAATTGATCAAGAGTGTGCCGACAAGGGGGCAAGTAAAACGGCGTGCTCCCTCTCCATGTTGAAGGCGCTGACATGGCAGATTCTCACCAACAGGGACTTCCAACTGTTTGTGGTCATGAACTTCTTCCAGGTGTTCATTTTGGCTTTCTTTAATAACTTCACCatgatattcactgagcacctGATTCCCCCAGATGCGCTTCCATCGCTAGCCAAGAGTTTCATGTATGGAGCAGGATTCATCTTGCCACAG CTTTTGGTTTTGAGTAGTCAGAGTCTACTGCAAAGTCTTGGCTACTACAAGATCATCctcttcacatttattttggaGGCTGGGATGGCAGTCCTCATGTTTATACTTGGTCCTCAACGTTACTACTTCTTGGCCTTTTTCCTCACTATAAATAT GGTTATAATACAAGCAGCCTTCAGTCTCTTTGGTTTGCCTTTGGCGGACATTATTGACATGGATATGCAGAAATACAAACGCAG cTCCCCTCTCTCCTCCATGGTGTTTGGAACAAATGCTCTGTTCACCAAACCAGCTCAGTCTCTGGCTCCCATGATAGTCCTTAATATCATGAACCACTTTGGATATGAGAAGCTGAAAGATGTGGGCCAGGAGTCTAATCAAAG TGCTTTGGAAAGTCTCCACAGTGTTATGTTCTACTTGGTCTGTCTGATACCCATGTGTGTCGCCATTCTGCAAGTTCTGGCTTGGAGGCCATTTTCCATCCGCAACAGTCACACAGTTGATTCCAAGTACATTGACACCTAA
- the cdr2a gene encoding cerebellar degeneration-related protein 2 isoform X2: MLTDMILEEEFEKKGDSWYNQQDLEDDLHLAAELGKTLLDRNHDLEQALQQMYSTNQDQLQEIEYLTKQVELLRQMNDQHAKLYEQLDMAARDVEESNHRLVQDNRLAQTKINSLTDTIEALQTLLEDLQTQMDKLKAAQAERNKRELAEQRRGFSAQSVSCLKELYDLQRDRYLTQSDGLWSPQSFLCDRDRCLDPEEENQALQRSIQTLQRQIATEQSRREAVEREIEFTSRENRGLEQRLTELEGCWTRQTELEEEVEQLRLLWRANSVRRPSQLLLPETVFFASEERQSKADETSEKEEEQTRRSRQRCHSDGFLKATNTEELRRGHEQLCIRRTEAVKQRGISLLNEVDAQYSALQVKYEELLQRYHNLTDGLIHNAVQSSSGSFATAWVRRRLSGSAATSDLKVLPEDGHQPEYKVLFKEIFTRIQKTKEDLSDDRHPARNNDSAE, translated from the exons ATGTTGACAGACATGATTTTGGAGGAAGAGTTTGAGAAGAAGGGAGATTCCTGGTACAACCAGCAGGACCTTGAGGACG ATCTCCATCTGGCAGCAGAGCTGGGCAAAACTCTCCTGGACAGGAACCATGACCTGGAGCAGGCCCTGCAGCAGATGTATTCTACCAACCAGGATCAGCTGCAGGAAATCGAG TACCTGACCAAACAGGTGGAGCTGCTACGTCAGATGAATGATCAACACGCCAAACTGTACGAGCAGCTGGACATGGCCGCCAGGGACGTGGAGGAAAGCAATCACAGGCTGGTGCAGGACAACCGCCTGGCCCAAACCAAGATCAACAG TTTAACGGATACGATCGAAGCCCTTCAGACCCTCCTAGAGGACCTGCAGACCCAGATGGACAAGCTAAAGGCGGCTCAGGCAGAGCGAAACAAGAgagagctggcagagcagcggCGTGGTTTCAGTGCACAGAGTGTGTCCTGTCTCAAGGAGCTGTATGACCTCCAGCGGGACAG GTATCTGACTCAGAGCGATGGACTGTGGTCGCCTCAGAGCTTCCTCTGTGACAGAGACAGATGTCTGGACCCGGAGGAGGAGAACCAAGCTCTGCAGCGTTCCATCCAAACCCTCCAGAGGCAGATCGCCACCGAGCAGAGCCGAAGGGAGGCTGTGGAGCGAGAGATCGAGTTCACATCCAGGGAGAACAGAGGCCTGGAGCAGCGACTGACCGAGCTGGAGGGCTGCTGGACCCGGCAGactgagctggaggaggaagtgGAGCAGCTGCGGCTTCTGTGGCGAGCCAACAG TGTGAGGAGGCCGAGCCAGCTGCTGTTGCCCGAAACTGTGTTTTTTGCCTCTGAAGAGAGACAGAGTAAGGCAGACGAGACAtcggagaaggaagaggagcagaCAAGGCGAAGCCGACAGAGGTGTCACAGCGACGGCTTTTTAAAGGCCACGAACACGGAAGAGCTCCGTCGCGGTCATGAGCAGCTGTGCATCAGGCGGACAGAAGCAGTGAAACAGAGAGGCATCTCTCTGCTCAATGAGGTGGATGCACAGTACAGTGCCCTCCAG GTAAAATatgaggagctgctgcagcgTTACCATAATCTAACAGATGGACTGATCCACAATGCTGTCCAGTCCTCCAGCGGTTCCTTTGCCACCGCCTGGGTGCGCCGCCGCCTCTCCGGCTCAGCTGCAACATCTGATCTAAAGGTTCTTCCTGAAGACGGCCACCAGCCCGAGTACAAGGTTCTGTTCAAGGAGATCTTCACCCGCATCCAAAAGACTAAAGAGGACCTCAGCGATGACAGGCACCCAGCACGCAACAATGATTCTGCAGAATGA
- the cdr2a gene encoding cerebellar degeneration-related protein 2 isoform X1: MLTDMILEEEFEKKGDSWYNQQDLEDDLHLAAELGKTLLDRNHDLEQALQQMYSTNQDQLQEIEYLTKQVELLRQMNDQHAKLYEQLDMAARDVEESNHRLVQDNRLAQTKINSLTDTIEALQTLLEDLQTQMDKLKAAQAERNKRELAEQRRGFSAQSVSCLKELYDLQRDRYLTQSDGLWSPQSFLCDRDRCLDPEEENQALQRSIQTLQRQIATEQSRREAVEREIEFTSRENRGLEQRLTELEGCWTRQTELEEEVEQLRLLWRANSSVRRPSQLLLPETVFFASEERQSKADETSEKEEEQTRRSRQRCHSDGFLKATNTEELRRGHEQLCIRRTEAVKQRGISLLNEVDAQYSALQVKYEELLQRYHNLTDGLIHNAVQSSSGSFATAWVRRRLSGSAATSDLKVLPEDGHQPEYKVLFKEIFTRIQKTKEDLSDDRHPARNNDSAE, translated from the exons ATGTTGACAGACATGATTTTGGAGGAAGAGTTTGAGAAGAAGGGAGATTCCTGGTACAACCAGCAGGACCTTGAGGACG ATCTCCATCTGGCAGCAGAGCTGGGCAAAACTCTCCTGGACAGGAACCATGACCTGGAGCAGGCCCTGCAGCAGATGTATTCTACCAACCAGGATCAGCTGCAGGAAATCGAG TACCTGACCAAACAGGTGGAGCTGCTACGTCAGATGAATGATCAACACGCCAAACTGTACGAGCAGCTGGACATGGCCGCCAGGGACGTGGAGGAAAGCAATCACAGGCTGGTGCAGGACAACCGCCTGGCCCAAACCAAGATCAACAG TTTAACGGATACGATCGAAGCCCTTCAGACCCTCCTAGAGGACCTGCAGACCCAGATGGACAAGCTAAAGGCGGCTCAGGCAGAGCGAAACAAGAgagagctggcagagcagcggCGTGGTTTCAGTGCACAGAGTGTGTCCTGTCTCAAGGAGCTGTATGACCTCCAGCGGGACAG GTATCTGACTCAGAGCGATGGACTGTGGTCGCCTCAGAGCTTCCTCTGTGACAGAGACAGATGTCTGGACCCGGAGGAGGAGAACCAAGCTCTGCAGCGTTCCATCCAAACCCTCCAGAGGCAGATCGCCACCGAGCAGAGCCGAAGGGAGGCTGTGGAGCGAGAGATCGAGTTCACATCCAGGGAGAACAGAGGCCTGGAGCAGCGACTGACCGAGCTGGAGGGCTGCTGGACCCGGCAGactgagctggaggaggaagtgGAGCAGCTGCGGCTTCTGTGGCGAGCCAACAG CAGTGTGAGGAGGCCGAGCCAGCTGCTGTTGCCCGAAACTGTGTTTTTTGCCTCTGAAGAGAGACAGAGTAAGGCAGACGAGACAtcggagaaggaagaggagcagaCAAGGCGAAGCCGACAGAGGTGTCACAGCGACGGCTTTTTAAAGGCCACGAACACGGAAGAGCTCCGTCGCGGTCATGAGCAGCTGTGCATCAGGCGGACAGAAGCAGTGAAACAGAGAGGCATCTCTCTGCTCAATGAGGTGGATGCACAGTACAGTGCCCTCCAG GTAAAATatgaggagctgctgcagcgTTACCATAATCTAACAGATGGACTGATCCACAATGCTGTCCAGTCCTCCAGCGGTTCCTTTGCCACCGCCTGGGTGCGCCGCCGCCTCTCCGGCTCAGCTGCAACATCTGATCTAAAGGTTCTTCCTGAAGACGGCCACCAGCCCGAGTACAAGGTTCTGTTCAAGGAGATCTTCACCCGCATCCAAAAGACTAAAGAGGACCTCAGCGATGACAGGCACCCAGCACGCAACAATGATTCTGCAGAATGA
- the sdr42e2 gene encoding putative short-chain dehydrogenase/reductase family 42E member 2, whose protein sequence is MGGLKGGVFGGPTATAELEFLHKTADRHRYGCEARRNAIRMSIDLYSPSMGDSGASMCQMKQLPCHAAPLLRLQACGHHTLNHSNLPHKPCLSDPSLVASSGAAPALRHRVSGATAGTCNSLNCAASRLAQEVGTAAWDSCKGKVLVTGGGGYFGFRLGKELASEGMTVILLDVNKPLWDIPDGAIFLQSDIRDYSSLHKVCEGVDCIFHTASYGMSGPEQLRKEQVESVNVGGTNNVINVCKERGILRLVYTSTINVVFAGKPIVDGDEASVPYVPSDLHIDHYSRTKAVAERMVLSANGSSVKGGGKLETCVLRPCGIYGPGERRHLHRVMMNVERRLFSFRFGDPAARMNWVHVDNLVLAHKLAAEALTKKKGCIASGQAYFINDGLSVNLFEWLTPLFEKLGYSRPSITLPVSLVYSAAILVEYLHVILSPVIKVPLLFTRSEVRNITVSHTFKIDKARQELGYCPQPYSLADSVVHYLKIRQSRDTPISLSLPSVRQLAERGFLLLLMGLGLVLLIIYGILS, encoded by the exons ATGGGCGGGCTGAAGGGTGGAGTGTTTGGAGGGCCCACAGCTACGGCAGAGCTGGAATTTCTTCATAAGACAGCTGACAGGCACAGGTATGGATGTGAGGCGAGGAGGAACGCAATAAG GATGTCTATTGACCTGTACAGCCCCAGCATGGGTGACAGTGGGGCCTCCATGTGCCAGATGAAGCAGCTGCCCTGCCACGCCGCCCCGCTGCTTCGCCTGCAGGCCTGTGGGCATCACACACTCAACCACTCAAACCTCCCTCACAAGCCGTGCTTGAGCGATCCATCCTTGGTTGCTTCCTCTGGAGCTGCGCCGGCCCTCCGCCACAGGGTCAGCGGGGCCACGGCAGGCACCTGCAACAGCCTTAACTGTGCTGCTTCAAGACTGGCACAGGAGGTGGGAACAGCAGCCTGGGACAGCTGCAAAGGGAAGGTGTTGGTGACAGGAGGAGGGGGATATTTCGGCTTCAGGCTGGGGAAAGAGCTGGCCAGTGAGGGGATGACTGTGATCCTTCTGGATGTCAACAAGCCTCTCTGGGATATTCCTGATGGAGCGATCTTCCTTCAG AGCGACATTCGGGACTATTCCTCCCTACACAAAGTGTGTGAAGGAGTGGACTGCATATTTCACACAGCATCTTATGGCATGTCTGGACCAGAGCAG CTGAGGAAGGAGCAGGTGGAATCAGTCAACGTTGGAGGAACCAATAATGTCATAAATG TGTGCAAAGAGAGAGGAATCCTCAGACTGGTCTACACCAGCACCATCAATGTGGTGTTTGCTGGGAAACCAATTGTGGATGGGGATGAGGCTTCAGTGCCATATGTACCCAGTGATTTG cacaTCGACCACTACTCCAGAACTAAAGCGGTGGCAGAGCGGATGGTCCTCTCGGCCAACGGGTCCTCAGTGAAAG GTGGAGGGAAACTGGAGACCTGCGTCCTGCGGCCGTGTGGCATCTATGGACCTGGAGAAAGGAGACATCTTCACAGAGTGATG ATGAACGTAGAGCGGCGCTTGTTCAGCTTCAGGTTTGGAGACCCAGCAGCCAGGATGAACTGGGTCCACGTAGATAATCTGGTCCTGGCCCACAAGCTTGCAGCTGAGGCTCTCACAAAGAAGAAAGGCTGCATCGCT AGCGGGCAGGcatattttattaatgatgGTCTTTCAGTCAATCTGTTTGAGTGGCTGACACCTTTG TTTGAAAAACTGGGCTACAGCAGACCATCAATAACCCTCCCAGTTTCTCTTGTCTATTCAGCGG CTATTCTGGTGGAGTATTTACATGTGATTCTGAGTCCAGTGATCAAAGTGCCTCTGCTTTTTACCAGGAGTGAG GTCCGAAACATCACAGTGAGCCACACCTTCAAAATCGACAAGGCCCGTCAAGAACTGGGTTACTGCCCACAGCCGTACAGCCTGGCGGACTCCGTGGTGCATTACCTCAAGATCCGACAAAGTCGTGACACCCCAATTTCTTTATCCCTCCCCTCCGTCAGGCAGTTGGCTGAAAGaggcttcctgctgctgctgatgggaCTCGGCCTGGTGCTACTCATAATCTATGGCATCCTCAGTTAG